From Hymenobacter sedentarius, a single genomic window includes:
- a CDS encoding PIG-L deacetylase family protein, with the protein MAPSPLLPFSSYPVRPGSFAAELGSTVVVAPHPDDEALGCGGLLALLRQAQQPVAAVLVSDGTMSHPASERFLAPARRAVREAEFRQALGSLGIMTEPLLLGLPDSLVPGSDAEPGFAEAVAQLRDFLTRHRAATVLVPWRRDPHPDHRATSQLVQAALAAQPEPPSCLEYIVWAWERAAPDDLPTPEDGVRGFRLDIGPVVPQKQRAIAAHRSQVAPGIFTDDPSGFLLSPEMLAHFAAPYEVYFEALES; encoded by the coding sequence ATGGCTCCTTCTCCCTTGCTGCCTTTCTCTTCGTATCCGGTGCGGCCCGGCAGCTTCGCGGCTGAACTGGGCTCCACCGTGGTCGTTGCGCCGCACCCCGACGACGAAGCCCTGGGCTGCGGCGGGCTCCTGGCGTTGCTGCGTCAAGCCCAGCAACCGGTAGCGGCCGTGCTGGTCAGCGATGGCACCATGTCGCATCCGGCTTCGGAGCGGTTTTTGGCTCCGGCTCGCCGCGCGGTGCGCGAAGCGGAATTTCGGCAAGCCCTCGGCAGCCTGGGCATCATGACTGAGCCGCTTCTGCTGGGCCTGCCCGATAGCCTAGTGCCCGGTTCGGACGCTGAGCCGGGCTTTGCCGAAGCGGTAGCTCAACTCCGTGATTTTCTAACACGCCACCGGGCTGCTACCGTGCTGGTGCCCTGGCGGCGCGACCCCCACCCCGACCACCGCGCCACCAGCCAGCTGGTGCAAGCTGCCCTGGCGGCCCAGCCGGAGCCGCCCAGCTGCCTGGAATATATCGTGTGGGCCTGGGAACGCGCCGCGCCCGACGACCTGCCCACGCCCGAAGACGGCGTGCGCGGGTTTCGGCTGGATATTGGGCCGGTGGTGCCGCAGAAGCAGCGGGCCATTGCCGCCCACCGCTCGCAGGTGGCGCCCGGTATTTTTACCGACGACCCCTCCGGCTTTCTGCTATCTCCCGAAATGCTGGCTCACTTTGCCGCGCCCTACGAAGTTTATTTTGAGGCCCTAGAATCATGA
- a CDS encoding class I SAM-dependent DNA methyltransferase, with amino-acid sequence MNQNQPNSLPPEYFDHVYRANRDPWNYESSPYERDKYAATLAALPHPNYAEALEIGCSLGVLTAQLAARTGHLLAVDVNEAALAQARQRCAGLPHVDLELMQVPDQFPGQQFDLILVSEVGYFWSPADLARAADKVVAGLRPAGQLLLVHWTPAVHDYPLTGDDVHEFFLQKATADGPLRHLTGQRHENYRLDLLEKR; translated from the coding sequence ATGAATCAAAACCAGCCCAACTCGCTGCCGCCAGAGTATTTTGACCACGTGTACCGAGCCAACCGTGACCCGTGGAACTACGAGTCCAGCCCGTATGAGCGGGACAAGTACGCCGCCACGCTTGCGGCCCTGCCCCATCCCAACTACGCCGAGGCGCTGGAAATTGGCTGCTCGCTGGGAGTGCTCACGGCGCAGCTGGCCGCGCGCACGGGCCACCTGCTGGCCGTGGATGTCAACGAGGCCGCCCTGGCCCAGGCGCGGCAGCGCTGTGCCGGCCTGCCCCACGTGGACCTCGAGCTCATGCAGGTACCCGACCAGTTTCCCGGCCAGCAGTTCGACCTGATACTGGTGTCCGAAGTTGGCTACTTCTGGTCGCCGGCCGATTTGGCCCGGGCGGCCGATAAGGTGGTGGCCGGACTGCGCCCCGCGGGCCAGCTGCTGCTCGTGCACTGGACGCCCGCCGTGCACGACTACCCACTGACCGGCGACGACGTGCACGAGTTTTTCCTGCAAAAAGCCACTGCAGACGGACCACTGCGCCACCTCACCGGGCAACGGCACGAGAACTATCGGCTAGACCTGCTGGAAAAGCGCTAG
- a CDS encoding ArsR/SmtB family transcription factor, whose protein sequence is MRLKHFTVAFGQQLFKSLGDESRVRILHLLWRNREMVVADLEQVLDFTQTKTSRQLSYLKNAGLVNVRRLDNWMYYFLKEEAAELLQELLGFMEKDPQLLHDQQVYQTLWSNRELAAYKLQNRHWHGAK, encoded by the coding sequence ATGCGCTTGAAACATTTCACGGTTGCTTTTGGGCAGCAACTTTTTAAATCGTTGGGCGACGAAAGCCGGGTTCGCATCCTGCACTTGCTCTGGCGCAACCGCGAAATGGTGGTGGCCGACCTGGAGCAAGTGCTGGATTTCACCCAGACCAAAACCAGTAGGCAATTATCGTACTTAAAGAATGCAGGTTTGGTGAACGTGCGCCGCCTCGACAACTGGATGTACTATTTCCTGAAGGAAGAGGCGGCCGAATTGCTCCAGGAGTTGCTTGGCTTCATGGAAAAAGACCCCCAGCTGCTCCACGACCAGCAAGTGTACCAAACACTCTGGTCGAACCGCGAGCTGGCTGCGTATAAGCTCCAGAACCGGCACTGGCACGGGGCGAAGTAG
- a CDS encoding BamA/TamA family outer membrane protein has product MRFPYAALVLAGLAFAATAQPVAPPDSVITATPAATDPPAKLVRGVKDVDRTKRLTILPIPVLFYQAETGLGYGLGGLLSGRFSSDTLTRPSNIRAQYWTTQNKQSLIQLVHTVYTPGEKFYLSGEISAYDILLYYYGIGPKSLSDDESETGYKLFIINQRVQKQVAPKVFFGAQYRLTDVRNLEIPAGTVDAKGTNVNVFLRDPRLTARERENTRVSGLGPVITYDTRDVPLAAFRGNLLDASVMFNGTGLGSDYRFVRYQLDARHFQPVFSERTILALQFLGQFHTGEVPFRELAGLGANLGGSLYNNANLLRGIYEQRFRDRQMITFQAELRQKLFWRLDGAVFGGVGNVSNYIDKFALNQTKFAGGAGIRFNFIRRDRLNLRLDYAGGTGSKPGILFAIGEAF; this is encoded by the coding sequence ATGCGCTTCCCTTACGCAGCCCTGGTCTTGGCCGGGCTGGCCTTTGCCGCCACCGCCCAGCCCGTTGCGCCTCCCGACTCCGTCATTACGGCCACGCCGGCCGCCACCGACCCGCCGGCAAAACTGGTGCGTGGGGTCAAGGACGTCGACCGAACCAAGCGCCTCACGATTCTGCCCATTCCGGTACTGTTCTACCAGGCCGAAACCGGCTTGGGCTATGGCCTGGGCGGCTTGCTCAGCGGCCGCTTTTCGAGCGATACCCTCACGCGCCCTTCCAACATCCGGGCGCAGTACTGGACCACGCAAAACAAGCAGTCGCTTATCCAGCTGGTGCACACGGTGTATACACCGGGCGAGAAGTTTTACCTCAGCGGCGAAATCAGCGCCTACGACATTTTGCTGTACTACTACGGCATCGGGCCCAAAAGCCTCAGCGACGACGAGTCGGAAACGGGCTATAAGCTGTTCATCATCAACCAGCGGGTACAGAAGCAGGTGGCACCCAAGGTGTTTTTTGGGGCGCAGTACCGCCTCACCGACGTTCGCAACCTTGAGATTCCGGCCGGCACGGTAGACGCCAAGGGCACCAACGTCAACGTATTTTTGCGCGACCCGCGGCTCACGGCCCGCGAGCGGGAAAATACCCGCGTCTCGGGCCTGGGTCCGGTTATTACCTACGATACCCGCGACGTGCCCTTGGCGGCCTTTCGCGGCAACCTGCTCGATGCCAGCGTCATGTTCAACGGCACGGGCCTGGGCTCCGACTACCGCTTTGTGCGCTACCAGCTCGACGCCCGCCATTTCCAGCCAGTATTTTCCGAGCGCACCATTCTAGCCCTGCAGTTCCTGGGGCAGTTCCATACCGGCGAGGTGCCCTTCCGGGAACTGGCCGGCCTGGGCGCCAACCTGGGCGGCAGCTTGTACAATAACGCTAACCTGCTGCGCGGCATCTACGAGCAGCGGTTCCGCGACCGGCAGATGATAACCTTCCAGGCCGAGCTGCGCCAGAAGCTGTTCTGGCGCCTCGACGGGGCCGTATTCGGGGGCGTTGGCAACGTGAGCAACTACATCGATAAGTTCGCGCTCAACCAAACCAAGTTTGCGGGCGGGGCCGGCATCCGCTTCAACTTCATCCGGCGCGACCGGCTCAACCTCCGCCTCGACTACGCTGGCGGCACCGGCAGCAAGCCGGGCATTCTCTTCGCCATCGGCGAAGCGTTTTAG
- a CDS encoding carboxypeptidase-like regulatory domain-containing protein, whose translation MPDLLRLRGFSFFFAVALLGVLLLAAPSAHAQGNRRIIQFTGIVASGDSLLGIPGATIYVPKAGRGTASNAYGYFSMAVLAGDSVVIRSLGYANQTIVIPADFQRQSYSVIIQLREDATMLGEVRVFPYTTERDFKKAFLALRLPTERGSAAAANLNEQLMRRIFNTQPMGAVANFRQTMDRQQYNHDARQGMAPNQYSNNPLLNPFSWLQLIQQVKKGEFKKKDTDD comes from the coding sequence ATGCCTGATTTATTGCGCCTTCGTGGCTTCTCTTTCTTTTTTGCTGTGGCCCTGCTGGGCGTGCTGCTCTTGGCGGCGCCCTCGGCACATGCGCAGGGCAACCGCCGCATTATCCAGTTCACGGGCATTGTAGCCAGCGGCGACAGCCTGCTCGGCATCCCCGGCGCCACCATCTACGTGCCCAAGGCCGGCCGCGGCACGGCCTCCAACGCCTACGGCTACTTCTCCATGGCCGTGCTGGCCGGCGACAGCGTGGTGATTCGCTCGCTGGGCTACGCCAACCAGACCATTGTCATCCCGGCCGATTTCCAGCGCCAGAGCTACTCCGTCATCATTCAGCTGCGGGAAGACGCCACCATGCTCGGCGAAGTGCGCGTGTTTCCCTACACCACCGAGCGCGACTTCAAAAAGGCCTTTCTGGCCCTGCGCCTGCCCACCGAGCGCGGCAGTGCCGCCGCCGCCAACCTGAACGAGCAGCTCATGCGCCGCATCTTCAACACGCAGCCCATGGGCGCCGTGGCCAACTTCCGCCAAACCATGGACCGGCAGCAGTACAACCACGACGCGCGCCAGGGCATGGCCCCCAACCAGTACTCCAACAACCCCTTGCTCAACCCTTTCAGCTGGCTCCAGCTGATTCAGCAGGTGAAAAAGGGCGAATTCAAGAAGAAGGACACCGACGACTAA
- a CDS encoding M16 family metallopeptidase produces the protein MLDRTVAPPVQPLARVTLPAADVFSLPSGARLHVMANDAQPVVRLQAVFRAGKMAEPRFGLASLTARMLLEGTTTRTARQIADEVAFYGASLECDAGFDRSTLTLYCLTRHLPVLLPLVTDVLTNPAFPAAELEQLKTRTIQNVRVERQKTSFLASERFNELLFGADTPYGRPFDSEAYQALTVEEAQAFHRAAYSFGNVEVFLCGDVAAERELVAAAFSVPATAVHSAADLPIFTNGAAHDFTGRSATDRVAVAGSLQASVRMGRAWLAPTHPETHHLKLLVNVLGGYFGSRLMRNIREDKGLTYGIYASVGPREHGTSLVIATDVKGESADVAVSEIELELRRLQEEAIPAEELSTVKNYILGKFANELSTVFEQCDKYKTQVFLGLPADYYTEFVRQTEAADAETLQKLAQQYLKPEDMQIVIAGPVEVVEEQE, from the coding sequence ATGCTCGACCGTACCGTCGCTCCTCCCGTTCAGCCACTGGCCCGCGTAACGCTGCCAGCGGCCGACGTATTTTCATTGCCCAGCGGCGCCCGTTTGCACGTGATGGCCAACGATGCCCAGCCGGTGGTGCGCCTGCAGGCCGTGTTCCGGGCCGGCAAAATGGCCGAGCCACGCTTCGGCCTGGCCTCTCTCACCGCGCGCATGCTGCTGGAAGGCACCACCACCCGCACCGCCCGCCAGATTGCTGACGAAGTGGCCTTCTACGGCGCCTCTCTGGAGTGCGACGCCGGCTTCGACCGCTCCACCCTCACGCTCTACTGCCTCACGCGCCACCTGCCGGTGCTGCTGCCTTTGGTGACGGACGTGCTCACCAACCCCGCCTTCCCGGCCGCTGAGCTGGAGCAGCTGAAAACCCGCACCATCCAAAACGTGCGCGTAGAACGCCAGAAGACCAGCTTCCTGGCTTCGGAGCGTTTCAATGAGCTGCTGTTTGGGGCCGACACCCCATACGGCCGGCCCTTCGACAGCGAGGCCTACCAGGCCCTGACCGTGGAAGAAGCCCAGGCTTTCCATCGCGCGGCCTATTCCTTTGGCAACGTCGAGGTGTTTTTGTGCGGCGATGTGGCCGCCGAACGCGAATTGGTAGCCGCCGCCTTCAGCGTGCCCGCCACGGCGGTGCATTCGGCCGCCGACCTGCCTATTTTTACCAATGGCGCCGCCCATGATTTTACGGGCCGCTCCGCTACCGACCGGGTGGCCGTGGCCGGCAGCCTGCAGGCCTCGGTGCGCATGGGCCGTGCTTGGCTCGCGCCCACGCACCCCGAGACCCACCACCTGAAGTTGCTGGTGAACGTATTGGGCGGCTATTTTGGCTCGCGCCTGATGCGCAACATCCGCGAAGACAAAGGCTTGACCTACGGCATTTACGCCAGCGTGGGCCCGCGCGAGCACGGCACCTCGCTCGTCATCGCCACCGATGTGAAGGGCGAAAGTGCCGACGTGGCCGTGAGTGAAATTGAGCTGGAACTGCGCCGCCTGCAGGAAGAAGCCATTCCCGCCGAAGAGCTGTCGACGGTGAAGAATTACATCCTGGGGAAATTCGCCAACGAGTTGTCCACGGTATTCGAGCAGTGCGATAAATACAAAACGCAGGTCTTCCTGGGCTTGCCCGCCGATTACTACACCGAATTCGTGCGCCAAACCGAAGCCGCCGACGCCGAGACGCTGCAGAAGCTGGCCCAGCAATACCTCAAGCCGGAGGATATGCAGATTGTCATTGCCGGCCCGGTGGAGGTGGTGGAGGAGCAGGAGTAG
- the porV gene encoding type IX secretion system outer membrane channel protein PorV → MHPSFSRSRVALFAGLLAIAATGQTKAQLSPHAITTAVPILTLSPDARASALGEAGVATSPDANSAYFNAGKLGFVPYKYSAAASYSPWLRNITDDMSLSYLSAYGKVGQRSAFGGSLMYFDLGTIDYRNGQNIPQGSFSPKEYALTVSYGIQLTDNFGVGASARYIRSNLVGTVNGNDAKPGNAAAVDLGAYYSKDATIGSGLYNLAFGASVTNIGNKITYNDAENPSFLPTTLKLGTALTREIDQYNKITLVFDASKLLVPSPYYDVNGVLLENDPEIVAKNKEIANKSIVSGMLGSFSDAPGGFKEELREINLSTGLEYNYNDLLYARGGYFYEAPDKGDRQYVSMGLGVRYQVFGIDGTYLVPTGGNSQNNPLAQTIRVSLHFNLNKLSQAFDENGAGGTSGEAPSN, encoded by the coding sequence ATGCACCCTTCCTTTTCCCGTTCGCGCGTGGCCCTGTTTGCCGGCTTGCTGGCCATTGCAGCCACTGGCCAGACCAAGGCCCAACTCAGCCCCCACGCCATTACCACGGCCGTGCCGATTCTGACGCTCAGCCCCGATGCACGGGCCTCGGCGCTGGGCGAGGCCGGCGTGGCCACTTCCCCGGATGCCAACTCAGCTTATTTCAACGCGGGAAAGTTGGGCTTTGTGCCGTATAAATACTCGGCGGCGGCCTCCTATTCGCCGTGGCTGCGCAACATCACCGACGACATGAGCCTGTCGTACCTGTCGGCCTATGGCAAAGTAGGGCAGCGTTCGGCGTTTGGCGGGTCGCTGATGTACTTCGATTTGGGCACCATCGACTACCGCAACGGCCAGAATATTCCGCAGGGCTCTTTCAGCCCCAAGGAGTATGCCCTCACGGTTTCGTACGGCATTCAGCTCACCGATAACTTCGGGGTCGGCGCCTCGGCCCGCTACATCCGCTCCAACCTGGTGGGCACCGTGAACGGCAACGATGCCAAGCCCGGCAACGCGGCGGCCGTCGACCTGGGCGCTTATTACTCCAAGGACGCCACCATCGGCTCCGGGCTGTACAACCTGGCGTTTGGGGCCTCCGTTACCAACATTGGCAACAAGATTACCTACAACGACGCCGAGAACCCCAGCTTCCTGCCCACTACCCTGAAGTTGGGCACGGCCTTGACGCGGGAAATTGACCAGTACAACAAAATCACCCTGGTGTTCGATGCCAGCAAGCTGCTGGTGCCCTCGCCCTACTACGACGTGAACGGCGTGCTGCTGGAAAACGACCCGGAAATAGTGGCAAAGAACAAGGAGATTGCCAACAAGTCCATCGTGAGTGGCATGCTGGGCTCGTTCAGCGATGCCCCCGGCGGGTTTAAGGAAGAGCTGCGCGAAATCAACCTCTCGACCGGCCTCGAGTACAACTACAACGACCTGCTGTATGCCCGGGGCGGGTATTTCTACGAAGCCCCTGACAAAGGCGACCGCCAGTACGTGAGCATGGGCCTCGGCGTGCGCTACCAGGTGTTTGGCATCGACGGCACGTACCTGGTGCCCACCGGCGGCAACTCCCAAAACAACCCCCTGGCCCAAACCATCCGGGTGTCGCTGCACTTCAACCTGAACAAGCTTTCCCAGGCCTTCGACGAAAACGGCGCCGGTGGCACTAGCGGCGAAGCCCCCTCGAACTAA
- a CDS encoding (2Fe-2S) ferredoxin domain-containing protein, which produces MSTDRRLFVCTNQKSGVGDDVAKALKKELKHQGLKKQEVKGQKVRTQVQTCDCLDLCRSCKKGPGAALIVYPEGTVYGNVRPTDAAELVAEHIGRGRVVKRLHLDQ; this is translated from the coding sequence ATGAGCACCGACCGCCGCCTTTTCGTTTGCACCAACCAAAAATCTGGCGTGGGGGACGACGTGGCCAAAGCGCTGAAAAAAGAGCTGAAGCACCAGGGCCTGAAAAAGCAGGAAGTGAAAGGCCAGAAGGTGCGGACCCAGGTGCAAACCTGTGACTGCCTAGACCTGTGCCGCAGCTGCAAGAAAGGCCCCGGCGCCGCCCTGATTGTGTATCCCGAGGGTACCGTGTACGGCAACGTGCGGCCCACCGACGCCGCCGAGCTGGTGGCCGAACACATCGGCCGCGGCCGGGTGGTAAAGCGGCTGCACCTCGACCAGTAA
- a CDS encoding NAD(P)/FAD-dependent oxidoreductase, protein MDTNLPASANPRVVIIGCGFGGLRLAKALRHAPVQVVVVDRNNYHNFQPLLYQVATGALEADSIAYPIRKIFAGQKNFFYRMADVHRVEPSTNTVVTSVGDIRYNYLVLATGSLTNFFGLESIERNAMQIKSIPNALNLRSFIFQNFEKALLTENPEERQALLNIVVVGGGPTGVEISGSLAEMRKHVLPKDYPELDLRTMQIFLVEAAPVLLGPMSPASQADAKRYLDELGVKVLLNTSIKKFENCRAYFSDTEFIPTENLVWAAGVNGAEVPGLPAEAITRNKRVTVNRWNQVVGLSNVFAIGDVANMVTEDMPRGMPMLAPVAQQQADQLAKNIERLLRGEAPKDFVYTNKGSMAIVSRNKAVVDLPKNVHFNGFFGWLTWLFVHLMTLVGFRNRVVALVDWAFSYFNSDQALRLIIRPFSRRDVKDDKGKKSAEHRTATPEYNPTPPAIQTPV, encoded by the coding sequence ATGGATACCAATCTTCCCGCCTCGGCTAATCCACGCGTTGTCATCATCGGCTGCGGATTTGGAGGCCTGCGCCTGGCCAAGGCCTTGCGCCACGCTCCCGTGCAGGTGGTGGTGGTCGACCGCAATAACTACCACAACTTCCAGCCCCTGCTCTACCAGGTGGCCACCGGCGCCCTCGAGGCCGATAGCATTGCCTACCCCATCCGCAAGATTTTTGCGGGCCAGAAGAACTTCTTCTACCGCATGGCCGACGTGCACCGGGTGGAGCCCAGCACCAATACGGTGGTGACCAGCGTCGGCGACATTCGCTACAACTACCTGGTGCTGGCCACCGGCTCGCTCACCAATTTCTTCGGCCTGGAAAGCATTGAGCGCAATGCGATGCAGATTAAGAGCATCCCCAACGCCCTGAACCTGCGGAGCTTCATCTTCCAGAACTTCGAGAAAGCCCTGCTCACCGAGAATCCCGAGGAGCGGCAGGCACTGCTCAACATTGTGGTGGTGGGCGGCGGCCCTACCGGCGTCGAAATCAGCGGCTCGCTGGCCGAGATGCGCAAGCACGTGCTGCCCAAGGACTACCCGGAGCTGGACTTGCGCACCATGCAGATTTTTCTGGTTGAAGCCGCGCCCGTGCTGCTGGGGCCCATGTCGCCGGCCTCGCAGGCCGATGCCAAACGCTACCTCGACGAGCTGGGCGTGAAGGTGCTGCTCAACACCAGCATCAAGAAATTTGAAAACTGCCGGGCTTATTTCTCAGATACCGAGTTTATTCCGACCGAAAACCTGGTGTGGGCCGCCGGCGTGAACGGCGCCGAAGTGCCCGGCCTGCCCGCCGAGGCTATTACCCGCAACAAGCGCGTGACAGTGAACCGCTGGAACCAAGTGGTAGGCCTTTCCAACGTCTTCGCCATCGGCGACGTGGCTAACATGGTGACCGAGGACATGCCCCGCGGCATGCCCATGCTTGCGCCCGTGGCCCAACAGCAAGCCGACCAGCTGGCCAAGAACATCGAGCGCCTGCTGCGCGGCGAAGCCCCCAAGGATTTTGTGTACACCAACAAAGGCTCTATGGCCATTGTGAGCCGCAACAAAGCCGTGGTGGACCTGCCCAAGAACGTCCACTTCAACGGCTTTTTCGGCTGGCTCACCTGGCTCTTCGTGCACCTGATGACGCTGGTGGGCTTCCGCAACCGCGTGGTGGCGCTCGTGGACTGGGCCTTCAGCTACTTCAATTCTGACCAGGCCCTGCGGCTCATCATCCGCCCCTTTAGCCGCCGCGATGTGAAAGACGACAAAGGCAAGAAAAGCGCCGAACACCGCACCGCGACGCCGGAATACAATCCCACGCCGCCAGCCATTCAGACTCCGGTGTAG
- a CDS encoding glycosyltransferase family 2 protein, producing the protein MEHAAPARFLGSHEATAPGPQVQVNFRPAVPRRGRHAELLHRQLPPPHAGLQVCVIIPAKNEADSLPATLAALAAQTDWHGQPLPPGSYEVIVLANNCTDATAAVVRRQAKRYPHLPVHAASLYLPRPDAHVGRARCLLMDVACARLEQMGSATGIIASTDADTRVAPTWVAAIQAEIAAGADAVGGRILTEINAPALLPLRRIKDRDTAYRLMCARLEDLIDPNPADPWPRHHQHFGASLALTARAYCQVGGLPAVRFLEDEALCQALLRHDLAVRHSPRVQVLTSGRQQGRVEVGLSWQLREWLRMSQRQCEPQVDNPVQLAALWQARRHLRHRWAGGSTRRLDVLAICLGLPAATLAAHMQAAATFGELWEAVLPTARAAAVSAIPLSQALRMLPQLIRHYQPRGEARGAAYAEASAFPAGLADSSRAVAR; encoded by the coding sequence ATGGAACACGCTGCGCCTGCCCGCTTCCTTGGCTCCCACGAAGCCACGGCCCCTGGCCCGCAGGTTCAGGTCAATTTCCGGCCTGCCGTGCCGCGTCGGGGGCGCCATGCCGAGCTGCTACACCGGCAGCTGCCGCCCCCTCATGCCGGCTTGCAGGTATGCGTCATCATCCCGGCCAAAAACGAAGCGGATTCCCTGCCGGCGACGCTGGCTGCCCTGGCCGCCCAAACCGATTGGCACGGGCAGCCCTTGCCCCCGGGCAGCTACGAGGTGATTGTGCTGGCCAACAACTGCACCGATGCCACGGCTGCCGTAGTGCGGCGGCAGGCAAAGCGGTACCCCCACCTGCCCGTGCACGCGGCCAGCCTGTATTTGCCCAGGCCCGATGCCCACGTGGGCCGGGCCCGCTGCCTGCTCATGGACGTGGCCTGCGCCCGCCTGGAGCAAATGGGCAGCGCGACTGGCATCATCGCCAGCACCGACGCCGATACCCGCGTGGCCCCGACCTGGGTGGCCGCCATTCAGGCCGAAATTGCGGCTGGGGCCGATGCCGTGGGCGGCCGCATCCTCACCGAGATAAACGCGCCGGCGCTATTGCCGCTGCGCCGCATCAAGGACCGCGACACGGCCTACCGCCTGATGTGCGCCCGCCTGGAAGACCTCATCGACCCCAATCCGGCCGACCCCTGGCCCCGCCACCACCAGCACTTTGGCGCCAGCCTGGCCCTCACCGCCCGGGCCTACTGCCAGGTGGGCGGCCTGCCCGCCGTCCGGTTTTTGGAAGACGAGGCCCTCTGCCAGGCCCTGCTGCGGCACGATTTGGCCGTGCGCCACAGCCCGCGGGTGCAGGTGCTCACCTCTGGCCGCCAGCAGGGAAGGGTTGAAGTGGGGCTGTCGTGGCAGCTGCGCGAATGGCTCCGCATGAGCCAGCGGCAGTGCGAGCCGCAGGTAGACAACCCCGTGCAACTGGCGGCGTTGTGGCAAGCCCGGCGCCACCTGCGCCACCGGTGGGCCGGCGGCTCCACGCGCCGGCTCGATGTCCTGGCTATCTGCCTGGGGCTGCCGGCGGCCACGCTAGCGGCGCATATGCAAGCCGCCGCCACGTTTGGGGAGCTCTGGGAGGCAGTGCTGCCCACCGCCCGGGCGGCTGCGGTATCGGCCATCCCGTTGTCGCAGGCCTTGCGCATGCTACCGCAGCTTATCAGGCACTACCAGCCGCGGGGCGAAGCGCGGGGGGCGGCTTATGCTGAGGCTAGCGCTTTTCCAGCAGGTCTAGCCGATAGTTCTCGTGCCGTTGCCCGGTGA
- a CDS encoding acyl-CoA dehydrogenase family protein, producing MPAPLSLYSGVAPALRPAAPERATRTAAPRRASPAQAEVAAAQLAPRLFAQAAKTDVVGAFPTQEFDWLQAAGLLTAALPPALGGAGLHQPAATGPLLQVLQHIGRGNLAVGRLYEGHVNALQLIQQLGSAAQVSRYAADARAGRLFGVWNTEDPAEGVRLEPLANGRYRLHGAKTFASGAGHLARPLISGALPQGQGWQLFVLPADTQPPVLDRSFWRPLGMRATASFRADLTGLELGPDDLIGEPNAYYRQPAFSGGAIRFAAVQLGGAEAVFEETRAFLRGLGRTNDPYQRQRLGQMAIGLESGRQWLRAAAEHAARPGAATPEAADATVAYANMTRTAIEAICLDMLQLAERSVGARGLLEPLPFERLHRDLTHYLRQPAPDGSLADVGRFVLEA from the coding sequence ATGCCTGCCCCGCTTTCACTTTATTCTGGTGTCGCCCCGGCGCTGAGGCCGGCCGCGCCCGAGCGGGCGACCCGCACCGCGGCGCCGCGCCGGGCTAGCCCGGCGCAGGCAGAAGTCGCAGCAGCCCAACTGGCCCCTCGCCTGTTTGCCCAAGCCGCCAAAACGGATGTGGTGGGCGCGTTTCCTACCCAGGAATTTGACTGGCTGCAAGCGGCTGGGCTGCTCACCGCGGCGCTGCCGCCCGCGCTGGGCGGTGCGGGCCTGCACCAGCCGGCTGCCACGGGGCCGCTGCTGCAGGTACTACAGCACATCGGGCGGGGCAACCTGGCGGTGGGCCGCCTCTACGAAGGGCACGTAAACGCGCTGCAGCTCATTCAGCAGCTGGGCAGTGCCGCGCAGGTGAGCCGCTACGCCGCCGATGCCCGCGCGGGCCGGCTATTCGGCGTCTGGAATACCGAGGACCCGGCCGAGGGCGTGCGCCTGGAGCCTCTGGCCAATGGCCGCTACCGCCTGCACGGCGCCAAAACCTTCGCCTCCGGCGCCGGCCACCTGGCGCGTCCGCTCATCAGCGGGGCCTTGCCCCAGGGGCAGGGCTGGCAGCTGTTTGTGCTTCCGGCCGACACCCAGCCACCGGTGCTGGACCGCTCCTTCTGGCGGCCGCTGGGCATGCGCGCCACCGCCAGCTTCCGCGCCGATTTGACCGGGCTGGAGCTGGGACCCGACGACCTCATTGGCGAGCCCAACGCGTATTACCGGCAGCCGGCCTTCAGCGGCGGGGCCATTCGGTTTGCGGCCGTGCAGCTGGGCGGGGCCGAGGCAGTGTTTGAGGAAACCCGCGCCTTCCTGCGCGGCCTGGGCCGCACCAACGACCCCTATCAGCGCCAGCGCCTGGGCCAAATGGCCATTGGGCTGGAAAGCGGCCGGCAGTGGCTGCGCGCCGCGGCCGAGCACGCTGCCCGCCCAGGCGCCGCCACGCCCGAAGCCGCCGACGCCACGGTGGCCTACGCCAACATGACGCGCACCGCCATTGAAGCCATTTGCCTCGACATGCTGCAGCTGGCTGAGCGCAGTGTGGGAGCCCGGGGCCTGCTGGAGCCCCTGCCTTTCGAGCGGCTGCACCGCGACCTCACCCACTACCTGCGCCAGCCTGCCCCCGATGGCTCGTTGGCTGATGTGGGCCGGTTTGTGCTGGAAGCCTAA